Below is a genomic region from Streptomyces sp. RPA4-2.
CGAGATCGAGAAGCCTTGGGTTCGGGAGGTCGCGCGTGCGCGGCACGCGGTCGATCTTCCCTCGGGCGTCCCGGACGTCCGCAGTCGTCCGCAACCGCCCTTTGTAGGCGGTGTATACGGTTGTGGCGCGCGTCGCCCGTGATGCTCGTGACGCATCACACAGCGGGCGGCCGTCCACCCGCCCGGGGCTCGGCTCCCGTGCCCCGCGACGGCATGATGAGGCGGACCGTCCGCTTCCAGCGGGCAGTTCGCCGCCATGCGCCCCACCATGCCCGGGAGTCACACTCTTGTCTGCACCGACCGCGGAATCCGCAGGGCCCGCCGAGCCGACCGAGGTCTCCGTCGCCGTGGTGGGCGCCGGACCGCGGGGTACGAGCGTCCTCGAACGCCTCTGCGCCTCCGCGCCGGAACTCCTCCCGCCGGACACCAGACTGACCGTCCACGTCGTCGACCCGGCGCCGCCCGGTCCCGGCCGCGTCTGGCGCACCGCGCAGTCGCCGCACCTGCTGATGAACACCGTGGCCTCGCAGGTGACCCTCTTCACCGACGACAGCGTGGACTGCTCGGGCCCGGTCCGCCCCCGGCCGAGCCTGCACACCTGGGCGGGCGGCGACCTCGGTCCGGACGAGTACCCGACCCGCGCCCACTACGGCCGCTATCTGGAGTGGGTGTTCGCCGAGGTGGTGCGGCAGGCACCGGACACGGTCCGCGTCCGCACGCACCGGGCGCGCGCGGTACGGCTCGACGACGGCGCCGGCGGCCGTCAGACCCTCACCCTCGACGACGGACGCGCGCTGCCCGGCCTGTCCGCGGTCGTGCTCGCGCAGGGCCATCTGCCGGTGTCCGCGGACCGGAGCCTGCGCGACCTCGCCTCGTACGCACGACGGCACGGTCTGCGTCACGTCCCGCCCGCCAATCCGGCCGACGTCGACCTCTCCGCCGTCGCCCCCGGCGAGCCCGTCCTGCTGCGCGGGCTCGGCCTCAACTTCTTCGACCACATGGCGCTGCTGACGGCGGGCCGCGGCGGCCGCTTCACCCGGACCCGCCGGGGCCTGCGCTACCACCCCTCGGGCCGGGAGCCCCGTCTGTACGCGGGCTCCCGCCGCGGCGTCCCGTACCAGGCCCGCGGCGACAACGCGAAGGGGCCGTACGGCCGTCACACGCCGCTCGTCCTCACCCCCGAGACCGTCGCCCGCTTCCGCGGACGCGCCGACTCGGGTGAGGCACCGGACTTCCTGGGCGAGATATGGCCGCTGGTGGCGAAGGAGGTCGAAACCGTCTACTACGAGGGGCTGTTGAAGGGGCGCGGGCGGCTTCGCGGCGGGCCGCGGGAGTTCAGGGAGCGCTTCCTCTCCGTACCCCACGGCGATCCCCAAGAGGCCTCCCTGCTAGAGGAGTTCGGCGTGCCGAGGGCCGGCCGGTGGTCCTGGGACCGCATGTCGCGCCCGTACGCCGGACACGCGTTCGCCGACGTCGGCGAGTGGCGCGGCTGGCTGCTCGCCCATCTGCGCGAGGACGCCGCGCAGGCCGCGCTCGGGAATGTCGAGGGCCCCCTGAAGGCCGCCCTGGACGTGCTGCGCGACCTGCGCAACGAGGTGCGGCTGATCGTCGACCACGGCGGTCTGCGGGGCGGGTCGCGCCGGGAGCACCTGGACCGCTGGTACACACCGCTCAACGCCTTCCTGTCCATCGGGCCGCCCCGCCGGCGCGTCGAGGAGATGACCGCGCTGATCGAGGCGGGCGTCCTGGACGTCCTCGGCCCACGCTTCGACGTGCGGGCCGGGGACGGGGCCTGGATCGCGCACTCCCCGGACGTACCGGGGTCGGCCGTCCGCGCGACCACGCTCATAGAGGCGCGGCTTCCGGAACCGGACCTCAGGCGGACGGCCGACGAACTGCTCGCCCGGCTGCTGAAGACGGGGCAGTGCCGCCCGCACACGAGTGACGGCCACGAGACCGGGGGGCTGGACGTGACACGGCGCCCGTACCGGCTGAGGGATCGTCAAGGTCGCGCGCACGCACGGCGGTTCGCCTTCGGAGTGCCCACGGAGGGCGTGCACTGGGTGACCGCGGCCGGCGCCAGACCAGGGGTGGATTCGGTCACCTTGTCGGACGCCGACGCGGTGGCGCGGGCGGCGCTGTGCACGGCGACGGCCGAAACGGAACCGGAAGCGGACGTCAGGCCCCCGCTGAACAGGGGACTTGCAAGCATTGATGAGGAACTCGCGAGTATGGGTGGGACGGCACTCCCCCACTCCCTCCCACTCCCCCGGCGTCAACGCACCGTGAACAACACATAAGCCCCCCGTGACCCCGCTGTCACACCCGCCGCGTACGCTGTATGGCTGTCACAGGCCGCCTGCCGCTCCCCCGCGACGTAGCGGCGAGGTCGTGCCTTCGGGGGAGTACAGGGGAGTTTTCGGTGCTGGAGAGTGTGGGGTCGCTGACGGGCAGCCCATGGATCTACGCGGCGGTGGCCGTCTCGGTCCTGCTGGACGTCTTCCTGCCGGTGCTGCCCAGCGGCGTCCTGGTCATCACGGCGGCCACCGCCGCGGCCGCGGGGTCCACGGGAGCCGTGCCGCACGCGGTGCCCGACATCCTGGCGCTCACCCTCTCCGCGGCCACCGCCTCGGTCCTCGGCGACCTGGTGGCGTACCGGCTGGCCTGGCGCGGCGGCGAGCGTCTGGACCGCGCCATCGCCCGCTCCCGCCGGCTCTCCAGCGCGCAGGAACGTCTCGGCGCGGTGCTCGCGCGCGGCGGAGGCGCGGGCGGCGCGCTGGTCGTCCTCGCCCGCTTCGCGCCCGCCGGCCGCTCGGTCGTCTCGCTCGGCGCCGGCGCCGCCCACCGCCGTGTCCGCGAGTTCCTGCCCTGGTCCATACTCGCGAGCCTGGCCTGGGCCGTGTACAGCGTGGCCCTCGGCTACTTCGGCGGGCAGTGGCTGGGCGCGACCTGGCTCGCCACGGGGGTCTCGTTCGCGGCGCTGTTCGGCGCCGGCGCGGGCGCGGCGTACCTGATGCGCCGGCCCATACCCCAGGAGTCGGGCACCGGCGCCTGACGCACGGAACGCTTCACCCCGGAACGGCTCCGCGGGGCCGTTCCGGGTGAAGCCGGTTCATCCGGCGCGCTGGGTGACCCCGCGTACCTCCAGGCCGCCCAGCAGCTCGGCCGTGGCGGCCGCGACCGCCTCGACCGCCTGCTCGAAGACCTCGCGGTTGTGGGCGGCCGGGGCGCGGAAGCCGGAGACCTTGCGGACGTACTGGAGGGCGGCGGCGCGGATGTCCTCCTCGGTGGCCTCTTCGGGGAGTACGGGCGGGCGGAGAGTCTTGATGCTGCGGCACATGGGTCCAGTCTCGCGCGGACGACGCCGCCATGACCTCCGGTCGTCCCATCCGGTCGCCTCTTCCGGCCGTCGCACGCCCTGGTGATCCGGGGCGGTACGGGTGCGAGGTACGGGTACGGGCATCGGTATGGCGTGCCGGTACGGGAATACGGTCCCGCTCCGCCCCCTTGTGCAGAACATGACCCCTGTGGAGATCACCTACGTCGGCGGGCCCACGGCCGTCGTCGAGCTCGGTGGCGTCCGGCTGCTCACCGACCCGACCTTCGACGCCCCCGGCGAGTACCCCATCGGCGCGCGCAAGCTGGTGAAGACGGCGGGACCGGCGGTGGCGGCCGCGGAGATCGGCGCCGTCGACGCCGTACTGCTCTCGCACGACCAGCACCCGGACAACCTCGACACCGCCGGACGGACGTACCTCTCCGGCGCGCCCCTCACCCTGTCCACGGCGTCGGCGTACGACCGTATCGGCGCTCCCGTGCGGGCCCTGCCCGCCTGGGAGCACGTCGAGCTGCCGCGCCCCGACGGCGGCGGCGCGCTCCGGGTGACCGCCGTACCCGCGCTGCACGGCCCCGAGGGTTCGGAGCCGGTCGTGGGCGAGGTGACCGGTTTCGTACTGTCCGGCGAGGGACTGCCCAAGGTGTACGTCAGCGGCGACAACGCGTCGCTGGACGTGGTCCGCGGGATCGCCCGGCGGGAGGGCCCGTTCGACGTGGCCGTCCTCTTCGCGGGCGCGGCACGCACCCCGCTCGTGCCGGACGCCCCGCTGACCCTGACCAGCGAGAAGGCCGCGCGGGCCGCCGTGATCCTGGGCGCCCGGCACGTCGTCCCCCTGCACTTCGAGCACTGGGGCCACTTCACCGAGGACGGCGCCACGCTGACGAAGGCCTTCGCGGAGGCCGGACTCGGTGACCGGCTGCACCTGCTGGAGCCGGGGGCGTCGGCGCGGCTGTAGCGCCGGACGGCGCGGCTGGCATGATCCACGTTCAGGCGGCCACCGTTTCCGGGGCCGACCGACGAGAGGATCGAACGGACATGACGAAGAACGGACGCGACGAGCGGTTCACGGTGGCGGTACTGGGCCCCGGCGGCGTCGGCGGGCTGCTCGCCGCGCTGGTGGCGCGGGCCGGGTACCGGGTGATCTGTCTGGCCGGGGACGACACGACGGGGGTGCTGCGCGCGGACGGCATCCGGGTCCGCAGCGGGCGGTTCGGGGAGTTCACGGCACGTGTCGAGGCGGACACCGAGCTGCGCGAACCGGTCGACGCCTGTCTGGTCGCGGTCAAGCACACGACACTCGACGCGGCACTCGCCCGGGTACCCGCGCGGGCCCTGGGCGACGGCCTGCTCGTCCCCTTCCTGAACGGTGTCGAACACCCCGCGGCCCTGCGCGCCCGCTACGGGCCGGACCGGGTGGCTCCCGCCGTCATCCGTGTCGAGTCGACCCGGACCGCGCCCGGGGTGATCGAGCACGGCAGTCCCTTCGCGGAGATCGACCTGACCGGTGACACCGTGGCGCGCGAACGGCTCGACGCGCTCGCCGGGGTCCTCACGGCGGCCGGCCCGGACGTCCGCGTCCAGGCCGACGAGGCCGCGGTGCTGTGGGCGAAGATGTCCTTCCTCGCCCCGTTCGCGCTGCTGACGACCCGGTACGGGATGCCGCTGGGCGACGTCCGTACGCTGCACCGGACGGAGTTGACGGCTCTGGTGGCGGAGACGGCCGCCGTGAGCCGCGCGAGCGGGGGCCCGGCCGACCCGGCCACGGCCCTGGCTCGCTACGACGCCTTCCCGCCCGGTTCGAAGTCCTCCATGCTGCGGGACGCCGAGGCGGGCCGTCCGCTCGAACTGGACGCGATCGGCGGCGCGTTGCTGCGGGCCGCGGCCCGGCACGGCGTGCCCGTGCCGGTCGCGGAGCGGCTGGTGCGGGAGCTGGAGGGCGCGGGTCCCCGCTGACGCGGGGCGCGGATCACGCGTGGGTCTTGGCCAGCAGTTCCACGATCTCGGCGGTCGTACCGGTCTCGCCGAGGCGGGGGAAGATCCGCTCGACGCTGTTGCGGTGGGTCTCGCCGTCCAGGTCGGTCATGGCGTCGGTGGCCAGGGTCACGTGGTAGCCGTGCTCGTGGGCGGCGCGGGCGCTGGACTCGACGCCGATGCTGGTGGCGATGCCGGTCAGCACGATCTGGGTGATCCCGCGGCGGCGCAGCTGCAGGTCGAGGTCGGTGCCGTAGAAGGCGCCCCAGTTCCGCTTGGTGACGGTGATGTCCTCGGCGTGCCCGGCCAGTTCGTCGACGATGACGTCCCAGCCCTCCGCGAAGCCGCGGGCGCGGCTGGGTCCGTCGTTGCGGCCGCGTACGGCGTCCGCTCCGTCGGCGGCGGCGGTGACCCGTACGAGGACGACCGGGAGGCCCTGTGCGCGGAAGGCGTCCGCGAGCAGCACCGACCGCTCCACGACCTCGGCGGCGGTGTGGGGGGCGAGGCCCGGGTTTCCGACGATGCCGTTCTGCAGGTCGATGACGACGAGGGCGGTGTGCGGGTCGAGCGTGGTGACTGCCATGGTCAGGCCTTTCGGAGGGGTGTGCCCGTGCGGGTGCGGAGGGATCGGTCCGGGAGGGGCGCCGCCGGGAGCGGTACGGCTCCGGCGGGCGTGAGGGAAGCGGGCCGGTTGGTGCGGTCCACGAGGGTCGGCGCCGTCCGCGAAGAAGGCGGCGGTGGCGAAGAGGGCTGCGGTGGCGAAGAGGGCTGCGGTGGCGGCGAGGGTGGCGGTGTCGGCGGCCACGGCGCCGGGCGGTGGTACTGGGGGCCGAGAGTCCGCCGGGGCGGGGTGCTGAGTGCGGGTATCACGGGCGGGTGAGCCGGTCCAGTACGGCCATCGCCTCGATGACGCTCTGCCGCTCGGCCTCCGTGCAGCGGTCCTGGAGGGCCTTGGCCAGCCATTCCCCGCGGGCCTGCCGAGTGCCCTCGACGCGCTCGCGGCCGGCGTCGGTCAGCGTGACGAGCTGTCGGCGGCCGTCCCCCGGGTCCGGGTTGCGGGCGATCAGCCCCTGCTGGTCGAGCACGGCGAGGGTGGCGGCCATGGACTGCGGCCTGACGCCCTCGGTGGCGGCCAGCGCGCTCGCCGTGGCGGCTCCGCTCTTGCTCACCAGGGTGAGTGCGGAGACCTGTGAGGGGGTGAGGTCCTGCCGCTCGGAGACCTCCCGGATCCGCCGCCGCAGCCGGTTGAACGCCACCCGCAGATCCTGCGCCGCGCGTGCGGCGGACTCGGAGATGCCCTCGGCGCTGTCGTCCATGGCGTCACACTAAATCCATCAGTCCAGGCTGTCCAGTTTGAACTGGTCAGTTCAAACTGGACAGCCTGGACTGGCCAACTGCTCCTGAGCGCTTCGGCCGGCCGCAGGCCGCGGCCGCGATTCAGTGGCCCGCAGTTGCGATGAGGCGTCGCAGCGCGGCGTGGGCGGGTGGGCCCCAGCTGGGCTTGCCGCCAGGGCGGCCGTGGACGCCCGCGTCCGCGATGAAGACGCAGGCGAGGGCGCGCAGCACCGCCCAGCCTCGGGCGCGACGCAAGGTCGCGGCGTCCGGGGCAGGCCGGCAGGCCCCGTGGAAGCGGTCGGCGGCGCCGTCCGGCAGCAGGATCCAGGCGGCGGCGAGGTCGAAGGCCGGGTCGCCGGCGAAGAGGTCGCCGAAGTCGATCACGCCGCAGAAGGTGCCGTCCGCGGTGAGAACGTTGGCCGGATGCAGGTCGCCATGGAGCCACAGTGCCGGGCCCGCCCACTCGGGCGCGGCGGCGGCGTCCTCCCAGACGGCGCGGACGGCGTCCGGGTCGGGGATCAGCCCCCGCTCGGTGGCCGAGGCGAGCTGCTGGGCGAACCCCTCGGCGCGGTCGGCCGGCGGCCCCCCGCGATCACGGCCGGCCGGTGCCCCGGCGGGAGCGGGTCGGTGAAGGGCCGTCAGGAAGGCGGCCAAGGTGTCGGCCGCCTCCGCGGCACGCGTGACGGGAGCCCTGTCGGCGGGCTCGCCCGGCACCCAGGTGGTGACGATCCAGGGCCGCGGAAACCGGTCGGAGGGCTCGCCGAGGCGCTGCGGCACGGGGACCGGCAGGGGAAGCCGTGGGGCGAGATCGGGGAGCCAGGCGTGTTCCTTGCGCAGCAGGGCGTCCGCGGACAGCGTGGCCCAGGGCAACCGGACGGCGAGGTCGTCGCCGAGCCGCCACAGCTGGTTGTCCCAGCCACGCGCGCCGAGCCTCACCGGGCGAGCGGCCAGGTCGGGATGCTGGTCGCGCAGCAGATCCCGGACCAGCTCCGCGGTGATCTCGATCTCGGTACGGGTCATGCGAATCCACGGCAGTCGGGCGTCGGACCGCCGTT
It encodes:
- a CDS encoding FAD/NAD(P)-binding domain-containing protein; the encoded protein is MSAPTAESAGPAEPTEVSVAVVGAGPRGTSVLERLCASAPELLPPDTRLTVHVVDPAPPGPGRVWRTAQSPHLLMNTVASQVTLFTDDSVDCSGPVRPRPSLHTWAGGDLGPDEYPTRAHYGRYLEWVFAEVVRQAPDTVRVRTHRARAVRLDDGAGGRQTLTLDDGRALPGLSAVVLAQGHLPVSADRSLRDLASYARRHGLRHVPPANPADVDLSAVAPGEPVLLRGLGLNFFDHMALLTAGRGGRFTRTRRGLRYHPSGREPRLYAGSRRGVPYQARGDNAKGPYGRHTPLVLTPETVARFRGRADSGEAPDFLGEIWPLVAKEVETVYYEGLLKGRGRLRGGPREFRERFLSVPHGDPQEASLLEEFGVPRAGRWSWDRMSRPYAGHAFADVGEWRGWLLAHLREDAAQAALGNVEGPLKAALDVLRDLRNEVRLIVDHGGLRGGSRREHLDRWYTPLNAFLSIGPPRRRVEEMTALIEAGVLDVLGPRFDVRAGDGAWIAHSPDVPGSAVRATTLIEARLPEPDLRRTADELLARLLKTGQCRPHTSDGHETGGLDVTRRPYRLRDRQGRAHARRFAFGVPTEGVHWVTAAGARPGVDSVTLSDADAVARAALCTATAETEPEADVRPPLNRGLASIDEELASMGGTALPHSLPLPRRQRTVNNT
- a CDS encoding VTT domain-containing protein, which translates into the protein MLESVGSLTGSPWIYAAVAVSVLLDVFLPVLPSGVLVITAATAAAAGSTGAVPHAVPDILALTLSAATASVLGDLVAYRLAWRGGERLDRAIARSRRLSSAQERLGAVLARGGGAGGALVVLARFAPAGRSVVSLGAGAAHRRVREFLPWSILASLAWAVYSVALGYFGGQWLGATWLATGVSFAALFGAGAGAAYLMRRPIPQESGTGA
- a CDS encoding DUF2277 domain-containing protein; translation: MCRSIKTLRPPVLPEEATEEDIRAAALQYVRKVSGFRAPAAHNREVFEQAVEAVAAATAELLGGLEVRGVTQRAG
- a CDS encoding MBL fold metallo-hydrolase yields the protein MTPVEITYVGGPTAVVELGGVRLLTDPTFDAPGEYPIGARKLVKTAGPAVAAAEIGAVDAVLLSHDQHPDNLDTAGRTYLSGAPLTLSTASAYDRIGAPVRALPAWEHVELPRPDGGGALRVTAVPALHGPEGSEPVVGEVTGFVLSGEGLPKVYVSGDNASLDVVRGIARREGPFDVAVLFAGAARTPLVPDAPLTLTSEKAARAAVILGARHVVPLHFEHWGHFTEDGATLTKAFAEAGLGDRLHLLEPGASARL
- a CDS encoding ketopantoate reductase family protein; the protein is MTKNGRDERFTVAVLGPGGVGGLLAALVARAGYRVICLAGDDTTGVLRADGIRVRSGRFGEFTARVEADTELREPVDACLVAVKHTTLDAALARVPARALGDGLLVPFLNGVEHPAALRARYGPDRVAPAVIRVESTRTAPGVIEHGSPFAEIDLTGDTVARERLDALAGVLTAAGPDVRVQADEAAVLWAKMSFLAPFALLTTRYGMPLGDVRTLHRTELTALVAETAAVSRASGGPADPATALARYDAFPPGSKSSMLRDAEAGRPLELDAIGGALLRAAARHGVPVPVAERLVRELEGAGPR
- a CDS encoding hydrolase, whose amino-acid sequence is MAVTTLDPHTALVVIDLQNGIVGNPGLAPHTAAEVVERSVLLADAFRAQGLPVVLVRVTAAADGADAVRGRNDGPSRARGFAEGWDVIVDELAGHAEDITVTKRNWGAFYGTDLDLQLRRRGITQIVLTGIATSIGVESSARAAHEHGYHVTLATDAMTDLDGETHRNSVERIFPRLGETGTTAEIVELLAKTHA
- a CDS encoding MarR family winged helix-turn-helix transcriptional regulator; its protein translation is MDDSAEGISESAARAAQDLRVAFNRLRRRIREVSERQDLTPSQVSALTLVSKSGAATASALAATEGVRPQSMAATLAVLDQQGLIARNPDPGDGRRQLVTLTDAGRERVEGTRQARGEWLAKALQDRCTEAERQSVIEAMAVLDRLTRP
- a CDS encoding aminoglycoside phosphotransferase family protein, which translates into the protein MTRTEIEITAELVRDLLRDQHPDLAARPVRLGARGWDNQLWRLGDDLAVRLPWATLSADALLRKEHAWLPDLAPRLPLPVPVPQRLGEPSDRFPRPWIVTTWVPGEPADRAPVTRAAEAADTLAAFLTALHRPAPAGAPAGRDRGGPPADRAEGFAQQLASATERGLIPDPDAVRAVWEDAAAAPEWAGPALWLHGDLHPANVLTADGTFCGVIDFGDLFAGDPAFDLAAAWILLPDGAADRFHGACRPAPDAATLRRARGWAVLRALACVFIADAGVHGRPGGKPSWGPPAHAALRRLIATAGH